In the Oncorhynchus keta strain PuntledgeMale-10-30-2019 chromosome 14, Oket_V2, whole genome shotgun sequence genome, one interval contains:
- the LOC118393635 gene encoding ras association domain-containing protein 7-like, giving the protein MELKVWVDGVVRVVCGLSLETSCQDVVIALAQAIGQTGRYVLIQKLRGTEMQLVADDCPLESLSYLGQLAIEVQFILRRTGPSSTDGPNRPTLDRVHPLLRHPSPMPSRCREPKKALTFNLGPSTIPRRTKANKAWSPSPRASPEPRASPVPSLVSPTASPPPLSPSDPSKEEVFRQVLQQQEMLQDLESHLVALEREAEVWEMGRPVTPVPGLNPGLVEEMDVLETRLRQNEAELHGDYWEKQMQREKDKEQDIQGHLHQLYTSMDEYNFRLKDLQSHSSRLGQDFRVEARRRSSRPGTPQPEEALGPLREELHNRLQKGAEVDMSLTETKKALQTAELRLQERCEALEELNKELRQCNLQQFILQTGVPPSLSYSDHPLPDQTHAHLQPIATPYLCIAGLLEDDQTDTLTVC; this is encoded by the exons ATGGAGCTGAAGGTATGGGTGGATGGCGTGGTCAGGGTGGTGTGCGGCCTATCATTGGAGACTTCCTGTCAGGATGTGGTCATCGCCCTCGCACAGGCTATTG GTCAGACAGGTCGCTATGTTCTCATCCAGAAGCTACGAGGCACAGAGATGCAGCTTGTGGCAGATGACTGTCCCTTAGAGTCTCTGTCTTATCTGGGTCAGCTGGCCATCGAGGTCCAGTTCATCTTGCGTCGCACAGGCCCCTCCAGCACTGACGGACCTAACAGACCCACCCTGGATAGGGTCCACCCTTTACTCAGGCATCCTTCACCCATGCCCTCCAGATGCCGAGAGCCGAAGAAGGCCCTCACTTTCAACCTTGGTCCTTCTACAATCCCCAGAAGGACTAAAGCTAACAAGGCCTGGTCACCTAGTCCAAGAGCCTCACCAGAGCCCAGGGCCTCACCTGTTCCATCCCTGGTCTCCCCCAccgcctcccctcccccactctccccatcTGACCCATCCAAGGAGGAGGTCTTCAGGCAGGTGCTGCAGCAGCAGGAGATGCTACAGGACCTGGAGTCCCATCTGGTGGCTTTGGAAAGGGAGGCAGAGGTGTGGGAGATGGGGAGGCCTGTAACTCCTGTCCCAGGCCTGAATCCAGGCCTAGTAGAGGAGATGGATGTGCTGGAGACAAGGCTGAGACAGAACGAGGCAGAGCTGCATGGGGATTACTGGGAGAAGCAGATGCAGCGAGAGAAGGACAAGGAGCAGG ATATCCAGGGACATCTGCACCAACTCTACACCTCTATGGATGAATACAACTTCCGGCTCAAGGACCTCCAGAGCCATTCATCCAGGCTGGGGCAGGACTTTCGTGTTGAGGCCCGCAGACGGAGCTCTCGTCCAGGCACCCCGCAACCAGAGGAGGCCCTGGGACCGCTGAGGGAGGAGCTACACAATCGGCTTCAGAAGGGGGCAGAGGTGGACATGTCATTGACAGAGACGAAAAAGGCATTGCAGACTGCAGAATTACGGTTACAG GAGAGGTGTGAGGCGCTGGAGGAGCTGAACAAGGAGCTGAGGCAGTGTAACCTGCAGCAATTCATCCTGCAGACGGGTGTTCCCCCTAGCCTCTCTTACTCAGACCATCCCCTCCCCGACCAGACACACGCCCACCTCCAGCCCATCGCCACGCCTTACCTCTGCATAGCAGGACTACTGGAGGATGACCAGACTGACACTCTGACTGTATGCTAG